From a region of the Streptomyces sp. NBC_00102 genome:
- a CDS encoding nuclear transport factor 2 family protein produces the protein MAVTTDVVQQYLATWNASGEERAKLLSAYWSPEVTYTDPLAETAGHEGIAAIVDGAREQFPGLVFTQVGEVDAHHRQVRFRWGLGLPGAEPLVIGFDVLVWDESGRIQDVRGFLDKVPA, from the coding sequence ATGGCAGTCACGACGGACGTGGTCCAGCAGTACCTGGCCACCTGGAACGCGAGCGGGGAGGAGAGGGCGAAGCTGCTCTCCGCGTACTGGTCGCCCGAGGTGACGTACACCGACCCGTTGGCCGAGACCGCCGGCCACGAGGGGATCGCGGCGATCGTGGACGGGGCCCGGGAGCAGTTTCCCGGCCTGGTGTTCACCCAGGTGGGCGAGGTCGACGCCCACCACCGGCAGGTGCGGTTCCGCTGGGGCCTCGGACTGCCGGGAGCCGAGCCGCTGGTGATCGGGTTCGACGTCCTGGTGTGGGACGAGTCCGGACGCATCCAGGACGTGCGCGGTTTCCTGGACAAGGTGCCGGCGTGA
- a CDS encoding ABC transporter family substrate-binding protein — protein MRARLALPLALIAALSVTATACSSSGKDTSGTGTSKTDGKNVPAAASGAADYNPQPYDKIKEGGTYTTIGTFDDQGNPFNVNATLTAARVWSWYNADAITYSPTGEVQYNPDYFSDVQVAVEGGNQKVTLTINPKAVFNDGTPIDWTAIEATWKADNGSDEKYAASSTDGYDQITSVTKGKDAKQAVITFKGVNASWSSLFTTFLHPKAATVDHFNNAYVKKAHPEWGAGPYTVGSWDTHSGNITFVRNPKWWGKKGKLDKRVYVNLESTAAVNAFKNGEIDLASAVDAESLNQVKGLKGTEIRSGGSPFEYSLYFNTKSAVLADKEVRKAVEESIDRAQIAKIQFQGLDYTEPLPGSAVLYSFQKGYRDNLSSVLTYAPDEAKKSLDAAGWKPGSDGVRAKGGKKLEIGYTLLGDDPLDKALAGAFTAMLKPVGIDLVVKKADEADFSNILSERKFDLFLSGNRSMDPFGARYLCDFYCSDRDSNITGSGSTALNAKIRATTGIAGIDEQVAAVNDVEREALQEYAFLPLFSGPSTYAVKKGLANAGATIFLNPLPETVGWQR, from the coding sequence ATGCGCGCACGACTGGCACTGCCGCTCGCCCTCATCGCCGCCCTCTCCGTCACCGCCACCGCGTGCTCCTCCTCCGGGAAGGACACCTCGGGAACGGGCACCTCGAAGACGGACGGCAAGAACGTCCCCGCGGCCGCCTCGGGCGCCGCGGACTACAACCCGCAGCCGTACGACAAGATCAAGGAGGGCGGCACCTACACGACGATCGGGACCTTCGACGACCAGGGCAACCCGTTCAACGTCAACGCCACCCTGACCGCCGCCCGGGTCTGGTCCTGGTACAACGCGGACGCGATCACCTACTCGCCCACCGGAGAGGTGCAGTACAACCCGGACTACTTCAGCGACGTCCAGGTAGCCGTCGAGGGCGGCAACCAGAAGGTCACGCTGACCATCAACCCGAAGGCCGTGTTCAACGACGGCACGCCGATCGACTGGACGGCCATCGAGGCGACCTGGAAGGCCGACAACGGCTCGGACGAGAAGTACGCCGCCTCCTCCACCGACGGCTACGACCAGATCACCTCGGTCACGAAGGGGAAGGACGCCAAGCAGGCGGTCATCACCTTCAAGGGCGTCAACGCGTCGTGGTCGAGCCTGTTCACGACGTTCCTGCACCCGAAGGCCGCCACCGTCGACCACTTCAACAACGCCTACGTCAAGAAGGCGCACCCCGAGTGGGGCGCGGGCCCGTACACCGTGGGCTCCTGGGACACCCACTCCGGCAACATCACCTTCGTCCGCAACCCGAAGTGGTGGGGCAAGAAGGGCAAGCTGGACAAGCGCGTCTACGTGAACCTGGAGTCGACCGCCGCGGTCAACGCGTTCAAGAACGGCGAGATCGACCTCGCCTCCGCCGTCGACGCGGAGAGCCTCAACCAGGTGAAGGGGCTCAAGGGGACCGAGATCCGCAGCGGCGGAAGCCCCTTCGAGTACTCGCTCTACTTCAACACCAAGTCGGCCGTCCTCGCCGACAAGGAGGTCCGCAAGGCGGTGGAGGAGAGCATCGACCGCGCCCAGATCGCGAAGATCCAGTTCCAGGGGCTGGACTACACGGAGCCCCTGCCGGGCTCGGCCGTGCTCTACAGCTTCCAGAAGGGGTACCGGGACAACCTCTCCTCCGTGCTGACGTACGCGCCCGACGAGGCCAAGAAGTCGCTCGACGCGGCGGGGTGGAAGCCGGGGAGCGACGGCGTGCGGGCCAAGGGCGGCAAGAAGCTCGAAATCGGCTACACCCTCCTCGGCGACGACCCGCTGGACAAAGCGCTCGCCGGTGCCTTCACGGCGATGCTGAAGCCGGTCGGCATCGATCTCGTCGTCAAGAAGGCCGACGAGGCCGACTTCTCCAACATCCTCAGCGAGCGCAAGTTCGACCTCTTCCTGTCGGGCAACCGCTCCATGGACCCGTTCGGTGCCCGGTACCTCTGCGACTTCTACTGCTCGGACCGGGATTCCAACATCACCGGTTCCGGGTCCACCGCTCTGAACGCGAAGATCCGCGCCACCACCGGGATCGCCGGTATCGACGAGCAGGTGGCGGCCGTCAACGACGTCGAGCGCGAGGCGCTCCAGGAGTACGCCTTCCTGCCGCTGTTCAGCGGGCCGTCGACGTACGCCGTGAAGAAGGGCCTCGCCAACGCGGGCGCGACCATCTTCCTCAACCCGCTCCCGGAGACGGTCGGCTGGCAGCGGTAG
- a CDS encoding chitosanase — translation MKPAIRLALIGAPVVIVLSLVFGGSGDELPSDTGQPTSGEEKQAESAADVRADEDAEIAKMPAGLADPAVKEIASELVSSADGSTLDWRSRYGDIEDTGDGSGYTAGIVGFCSGTSDMLDLVQHYTQQHPDNPLAPFLPALRKVNGTASHEGLDPGFTDAWRLAAQDKAFQAAQEETRDRLYFEPAVRQAKLDGLGPLGQYIYYDAMVLHGPDNDATGFYGIRNAALAEADTVAEGGDESNYLDIFLDAGRKAILAKPTERDTTRIDTMQRVFLDAGDFQLATPLEWQVYGKTFRIPAA, via the coding sequence GTGAAACCTGCCATACGTCTCGCCCTCATCGGCGCCCCGGTCGTCATCGTCCTCTCGCTGGTCTTCGGCGGCAGCGGGGACGAGCTGCCTTCCGACACCGGGCAGCCCACGTCCGGTGAGGAGAAGCAGGCCGAGTCGGCGGCGGACGTCCGCGCCGACGAAGACGCGGAGATCGCGAAGATGCCCGCGGGGCTCGCCGATCCGGCGGTCAAGGAGATCGCCTCGGAACTGGTGTCGAGCGCGGACGGCTCGACGCTCGACTGGCGGAGCCGGTACGGCGACATCGAGGACACCGGGGACGGCTCGGGCTACACCGCCGGGATCGTCGGCTTCTGCTCGGGCACCAGCGACATGCTGGACCTGGTACAGCACTACACGCAGCAGCACCCGGACAACCCGCTGGCCCCGTTCCTGCCGGCGCTGCGCAAGGTGAACGGCACCGCCTCGCACGAGGGCCTGGACCCGGGGTTCACCGACGCCTGGCGGCTGGCCGCGCAGGACAAGGCGTTCCAAGCGGCGCAGGAGGAGACCCGCGACCGCCTCTACTTCGAGCCGGCCGTACGCCAGGCGAAGCTGGACGGGCTGGGGCCGCTCGGGCAGTACATCTACTACGACGCCATGGTGCTGCACGGGCCGGACAACGATGCCACCGGCTTCTACGGCATCCGGAACGCGGCTCTCGCGGAGGCCGACACGGTCGCCGAGGGCGGCGACGAGTCGAACTACCTCGACATCTTCCTGGACGCGGGCCGGAAGGCGATCCTCGCGAAGCCGACGGAGCGCGACACGACCCGGATCGACACGATGCAGCGGGTGTTCCTCGACGCGGGCGACTTCCAGCTGGCCACCCCCCTGGAGTGGCAGGTGTACGGCAAGACCTTCCGTATCCCGGCCGCCTGA
- a CDS encoding ABC transporter permease, translating to MSEERTPPEGADDGDGSTPDPAATPDPAATPNPAATPAPDPGATPDPAPGRSPHGAHGRPSTPRDKWHAFRESPYFPATVLLFILAAAAGLFAGSYTYAMANPTPHRIPAAVIGTPASPRGTAFVTGMEKALDTSLVLHEYDSMAEADEALQEQRVFTILRADNDRVHLDVAAASGASVAQLLAEAGEKVGKAVGVPVTVRDVKPLQPGDPRGLALFYISLAAVILGFVGAIQLSVHARTLVPAERILFTVAHALLGGFAIAAVVDWGLGALDLPFVQSWLILAFTMFTCAMVFTMFNTLVGRWAMLPTWGVMVLLGNPSSGGAVSWPLLPSLLGHIGRWLPPGASVNAQHTAVYYQGHQFLFPYLVLAAWALVSCAVFWTWRHRHPGGRPKEPEHAAAPG from the coding sequence GTGAGCGAGGAGCGTACGCCGCCGGAGGGTGCCGACGACGGGGACGGAAGCACCCCGGACCCCGCGGCCACCCCGGACCCCGCGGCCACCCCAAACCCCGCGGCCACCCCGGCTCCGGACCCCGGAGCCACTCCCGACCCCGCCCCGGGCCGTTCCCCGCACGGGGCCCACGGCCGGCCCTCCACCCCGCGCGACAAGTGGCACGCCTTCCGGGAATCGCCGTACTTCCCCGCGACCGTGCTGCTGTTCATCCTTGCCGCCGCCGCGGGGCTCTTCGCCGGCTCGTACACCTATGCCATGGCCAACCCCACCCCGCACCGGATTCCGGCCGCCGTGATCGGCACGCCGGCGTCGCCGCGCGGCACCGCGTTCGTGACGGGGATGGAGAAGGCCCTGGACACCTCGCTGGTCCTGCACGAGTACGACTCGATGGCCGAGGCCGACGAGGCGCTCCAGGAGCAACGCGTCTTCACCATCCTGCGCGCGGACAACGACCGGGTACACCTCGACGTGGCCGCGGCCTCCGGGGCTTCGGTGGCCCAACTCCTTGCCGAGGCAGGGGAGAAAGTGGGCAAAGCGGTCGGGGTTCCCGTCACCGTCCGGGACGTCAAACCACTGCAGCCGGGCGACCCGCGCGGACTCGCGCTCTTCTACATCTCGCTCGCCGCCGTCATCCTCGGCTTCGTCGGCGCCATCCAGCTCAGCGTCCACGCCCGCACCCTGGTCCCGGCGGAACGCATCCTCTTCACCGTCGCCCACGCGCTCCTCGGCGGGTTCGCCATCGCCGCCGTCGTGGACTGGGGACTGGGCGCGCTGGACCTGCCGTTCGTCCAGTCCTGGCTGATCCTCGCGTTCACCATGTTCACCTGCGCCATGGTCTTCACCATGTTCAACACCCTCGTCGGGCGCTGGGCGATGCTCCCCACCTGGGGCGTCATGGTGCTGCTCGGCAACCCGTCGTCCGGCGGCGCCGTCTCCTGGCCCCTGCTGCCCTCGCTGCTCGGGCACATCGGCCGCTGGCTGCCCCCGGGTGCCTCGGTCAACGCCCAGCACACCGCCGTCTACTACCAGGGTCACCAGTTCCTCTTCCCCTACCTGGTGCTGGCCGCCTGGGCCCTGGTCTCCTGCGCCGTGTTCTGGACCTGGCGCCACCGCCACCCCGGCGGCCGGCCCAAGGAACCCGAGCACGCGGCGGCGCCCGGCTGA
- a CDS encoding DEAD/DEAH box helicase, with protein sequence MPQDGATGTGAGARKAVRPLLADADVLLAAARAVPADHDRALDAVRAVLDPLVDALVGRELDVIPVARLRDVTEGRLRITAFEQAGFRTVGAVHATSRYELRRLPGVGAQTADQALAAAGRLAHAVRDTVAVRLDADAPDPAGTALVVALHRLVEAGPDARRAREAALRLIPRIEEPLAAAALARGRLRPYFLGRDARGRVAAAVESVRTVLAEAEEQRLPLLFGQVCVDLLRAPEPEASWVDFELRSAEYYGVLAELSGTGPDRDAAEGFLPATIADRVRELRLDDTRLRVSLRGYQSFGARFALAQRRVVLGDEMGLGKTVQAIAALAHLAAGGGSHFLVVCPASVLINWTREIRARSTLGVLPVHGPDREEAFAEWRHSGGVALTTFDALHALADAGAAVRPAMLVVDEAHYVKNPDTRRSRAVAGWADRAEHVLFLTGTPMENRVAEFRSLIRLLRPELAPAVDTTHGAAGSHAFRRAVAPAYLRRNQEDVLPELPALVRADEWVEFSEADLRAYRAAVDDGHFMRMRRAAYAVPEASAKLARLRELVAEAAGNGHKVVVFSYFREVLATVRAALGDRVFGPVAGDVAAPRRQELVDAFAAVRGHAVLLSQIQAGGTGLNMQAASVVILCEPQIKPTLEHQAVARAHRMGQIRTVQVHRLLTADSVDQRMMTLLARKDRVFDAYARRSDLAESVPEAVDVSDGALARLIVEEEQLRLSAGVPSD encoded by the coding sequence ATGCCACAGGACGGCGCGACGGGCACCGGGGCGGGCGCCAGGAAGGCGGTCCGGCCGCTGCTCGCGGACGCGGACGTGCTGCTGGCCGCGGCCCGCGCGGTGCCGGCCGACCACGACCGCGCGCTGGATGCCGTGCGCGCCGTGCTCGATCCCCTCGTCGATGCCCTGGTCGGCCGGGAGCTGGACGTGATCCCGGTCGCCCGGCTCCGCGACGTGACGGAGGGACGGCTGCGCATCACCGCCTTCGAACAGGCGGGGTTCCGCACGGTCGGCGCGGTGCACGCGACGAGCCGGTACGAGCTCCGGCGGCTGCCCGGGGTCGGGGCGCAGACCGCCGACCAGGCGCTGGCCGCGGCCGGGCGGCTCGCGCACGCGGTCCGGGACACGGTCGCGGTACGCCTCGACGCGGACGCCCCGGACCCCGCCGGTACCGCCCTGGTGGTGGCCCTGCACCGGCTGGTCGAGGCGGGTCCCGACGCGCGACGGGCCCGCGAGGCGGCGCTGCGCCTGATCCCGCGCATCGAGGAACCGCTGGCCGCGGCGGCTTTGGCCAGAGGACGGCTGCGGCCCTACTTCCTCGGCCGGGACGCGCGCGGCAGGGTCGCCGCGGCGGTGGAGTCCGTACGTACGGTGCTGGCGGAGGCCGAGGAGCAGCGGCTGCCGCTCCTCTTCGGCCAGGTGTGCGTCGATCTGCTGCGGGCCCCGGAGCCGGAGGCGTCGTGGGTCGACTTCGAGCTGCGGTCGGCCGAGTACTACGGAGTGCTCGCCGAACTGTCCGGCACCGGCCCGGACCGGGACGCGGCCGAGGGATTCCTGCCGGCCACGATCGCCGACCGGGTACGCGAACTGCGGCTGGACGACACGCGGTTGCGGGTGTCGCTGCGCGGCTACCAGTCGTTCGGGGCCCGGTTCGCGCTCGCCCAGAGGCGGGTGGTGCTGGGGGACGAGATGGGCCTGGGCAAGACGGTGCAGGCCATCGCGGCGCTCGCGCACCTGGCGGCGGGCGGCGGGAGCCACTTCCTGGTGGTGTGCCCGGCGAGCGTCCTCATCAACTGGACGCGCGAGATCCGTGCCCGCTCCACGCTGGGCGTGCTGCCCGTCCACGGCCCCGACCGGGAGGAGGCGTTCGCGGAGTGGCGGCACTCGGGCGGGGTCGCACTCACCACGTTCGACGCACTCCACGCGCTGGCGGACGCGGGGGCGGCGGTACGGCCGGCCATGCTGGTCGTGGACGAGGCGCACTACGTGAAAAATCCCGACACCCGCAGGTCGCGGGCGGTCGCCGGGTGGGCGGACCGCGCCGAGCACGTCCTCTTCCTCACCGGCACGCCGATGGAGAACCGGGTGGCGGAGTTCCGCAGCCTGATCCGGCTGCTCCGCCCCGAGCTGGCGCCGGCGGTCGACACCACGCACGGCGCCGCCGGTTCGCACGCCTTCCGCCGCGCGGTGGCACCCGCCTATCTGCGGCGCAACCAGGAGGACGTCCTGCCCGAACTGCCCGCGCTGGTCAGGGCGGACGAGTGGGTGGAGTTCAGCGAGGCGGATCTGCGCGCCTACCGCGCGGCGGTGGACGACGGTCACTTCATGCGGATGCGCCGGGCCGCGTACGCGGTGCCCGAGGCGTCGGCGAAGCTGGCGAGACTGCGGGAGCTCGTCGCCGAGGCCGCTGGGAACGGGCACAAGGTGGTGGTGTTCTCGTACTTCCGCGAGGTGCTGGCGACCGTGCGCGCCGCTCTCGGCGACAGGGTGTTCGGGCCGGTGGCCGGAGACGTCGCGGCGCCCCGGCGGCAAGAGCTGGTGGACGCGTTCGCGGCAGTGCGCGGGCACGCGGTACTGCTGAGCCAGATCCAGGCGGGCGGCACCGGGCTGAACATGCAGGCGGCCTCCGTGGTCATCCTCTGCGAACCCCAGATCAAGCCCACCCTGGAGCACCAGGCCGTGGCCCGCGCGCACCGGATGGGCCAGATACGTACCGTCCAGGTCCACCGGCTGCTCACCGCGGACAGTGTCGACCAGCGGATGATGACCCTGCTGGCCCGCAAGGACCGTGTGTTCGACGCGTACGCCCGGCGCAGCGACCTCGCCGAGTCGGTGCCCGAGGCCGTGGACGTGTCGGACGGGGCGCTGGCACGGCTCATCGTGGAGGAGGAGCAGCTGCGCCTCTCGGCGGGGGTTCCCTCCGACTGA
- a CDS encoding DUF1330 domain-containing protein: MTTAPRGYVIGYLRDVELGPDIAEYIARIESTMAPYGGRFLVHGGRIVPHEREWDGDIVVLEFPEPDAAREWYESPGYQAILPLRTEHATSMVALVEGVPDGYRAADKIRQLFPHDKAPSSGKS, from the coding sequence GTGACCACGGCGCCGCGCGGTTACGTGATCGGTTACCTGAGAGACGTCGAACTCGGCCCGGACATAGCGGAGTACATCGCCCGCATCGAGTCCACGATGGCCCCGTACGGTGGCCGCTTCCTGGTCCACGGTGGGCGGATCGTCCCGCACGAGCGGGAGTGGGACGGCGACATCGTCGTGCTGGAGTTCCCCGAACCGGACGCCGCGCGGGAGTGGTACGAGTCGCCCGGGTACCAGGCGATCCTGCCGCTCCGCACCGAGCACGCGACCTCCATGGTCGCGCTGGTCGAGGGCGTACCGGACGGCTACCGTGCCGCCGACAAGATCCGGCAGTTGTTCCCGCACGACAAGGCTCCTTCCTCTGGTAAAAGTTGA
- the ligD gene encoding non-homologous end-joining DNA ligase, with translation MELDVDGRAVRLSNPDKVYFPEKGYTKRDVAEYFLTVGDGISRALSDRPTTLQRFVDGVEGEFFYQKRAPKNLPDWIPTTRISFPSGRHADEICPAGLAAVLWAVNLGTLTFHPWPVRSTDTDHPDELRIDLDPQPGTDYADAVEAAHELRSVLEDHGLRGWPKTSGGRGMHVFVPLVPEWTFTEVRRAAIAVGRELERRMPDRVTTAWWKEERGERIFVDYNQTARDRTIASAYSVRPFPYAPVSAPLRWEEIDDAEPRDFDIRTMPQRYAKVGDVHAEMDQHAFRLDLLLELAARDEREHGHGDLPYPPEYPKMPGEPKRVQPSRARHEDEQAGEPEDRPEPGE, from the coding sequence GTGGAACTCGACGTGGACGGACGGGCGGTGCGGCTGTCCAACCCCGACAAGGTGTACTTCCCGGAGAAGGGCTACACCAAGAGGGACGTGGCGGAGTACTTCCTCACCGTGGGCGACGGCATCTCCCGTGCGCTGAGCGACCGGCCCACCACCCTCCAGCGCTTCGTGGACGGGGTGGAGGGCGAGTTCTTCTACCAGAAGCGGGCGCCGAAGAACCTGCCCGACTGGATTCCCACCACCCGCATCTCCTTCCCCAGCGGCCGGCACGCCGACGAGATCTGCCCCGCCGGACTCGCGGCGGTGCTCTGGGCCGTCAACCTCGGCACGCTCACCTTTCACCCGTGGCCGGTACGGAGCACCGACACCGACCACCCGGACGAACTGCGCATCGACCTCGACCCGCAGCCCGGCACGGACTACGCCGACGCCGTCGAGGCCGCCCACGAGCTCCGCTCGGTCCTGGAGGACCACGGGCTGCGCGGCTGGCCCAAGACCTCCGGTGGGCGCGGCATGCACGTATTCGTCCCGTTGGTCCCGGAGTGGACCTTCACCGAGGTGCGGCGGGCCGCCATCGCGGTGGGGCGCGAGCTGGAGCGGCGGATGCCCGACCGGGTCACCACCGCCTGGTGGAAGGAGGAGCGCGGCGAGCGCATCTTCGTCGACTACAACCAGACCGCCCGCGACCGGACGATCGCCTCCGCCTACTCCGTACGCCCCTTCCCGTACGCACCCGTCTCCGCCCCACTGCGCTGGGAGGAGATCGACGACGCCGAGCCCCGGGACTTCGACATCAGAACCATGCCCCAGCGGTACGCGAAGGTGGGCGACGTCCACGCCGAGATGGACCAGCACGCCTTCCGCCTCGACCTCCTGCTGGAACTCGCCGCGCGCGACGAGCGGGAACACGGCCACGGTGACCTGCCCTATCCGCCGGAGTACCCGAAGATGCCCGGCGAGCCCAAGCGAGTGCAGCCCAGCCGCGCCCGGCACGAGGACGAGCAGGCCGGAGAACCGGAGGACCGACCGGAGCCCGGCGAGTGA
- a CDS encoding ATP-dependent DNA ligase → MDLPVMPPVKPMLAKSVPRIPPGMQYEAKWDGFRAIVHRDGDEVVIGSRTGKPLTRYFPELVPAVLESLPARCVIDGEIVLAHGGRLDFDRLSERIHPADSRVRLLAERTPASLVAFDVLALDEVSLLDTPQADRRTVLEAALAGAVPPVHLAPATTDREVAQRWFDQYEGAGLDGIVAKPLDLPYRPDTRSMFKIKHERTADCVVAGYREHKSGPVVGSLLLGLYDDGGALQHVGVCASFPMKRRAELADELAPLRTPAEEHPWGAWANAEAHEGARLPGAPSRWSGKKDMSWVPLRPERVCEVRYDHMEGDRFRHTTQFRRWRPDRNPSSCTYGQLEEVVRYDLAEVLSGTA, encoded by the coding sequence ATGGACCTGCCGGTGATGCCTCCTGTGAAGCCGATGCTCGCCAAGTCCGTCCCCCGGATCCCGCCCGGCATGCAGTACGAGGCGAAGTGGGACGGTTTCCGGGCGATCGTGCACCGCGACGGGGACGAGGTGGTGATCGGCAGCCGCACCGGAAAGCCTCTGACCCGCTACTTCCCCGAGCTGGTCCCGGCGGTCCTGGAGTCGTTGCCGGCGCGCTGCGTGATCGACGGGGAGATCGTCCTCGCGCACGGCGGGCGCCTCGACTTCGACCGGCTCAGCGAGCGCATCCACCCGGCCGACTCGCGGGTACGGCTGCTCGCCGAGCGGACCCCCGCGTCCCTGGTCGCCTTCGACGTACTGGCCCTGGACGAAGTGTCGTTGCTGGACACCCCGCAGGCGGACCGGCGGACCGTGCTGGAGGCGGCGCTCGCCGGCGCGGTACCCCCGGTCCACCTCGCCCCGGCCACCACGGACCGGGAGGTCGCGCAACGGTGGTTCGACCAGTACGAGGGGGCGGGGCTGGACGGGATCGTCGCCAAACCGCTCGACCTGCCCTACCGGCCGGACACCCGCTCCATGTTCAAGATCAAACACGAGCGGACCGCCGACTGCGTGGTGGCGGGCTACCGGGAGCACAAGAGCGGCCCGGTCGTCGGTTCACTGCTGCTGGGACTGTACGACGACGGGGGCGCGCTCCAGCACGTCGGCGTCTGCGCGTCCTTCCCGATGAAGCGCCGGGCCGAACTGGCGGACGAGCTCGCGCCGTTGAGGACCCCGGCCGAGGAACATCCCTGGGGCGCCTGGGCGAACGCCGAGGCCCACGAGGGCGCCCGGCTGCCGGGGGCACCGAGCCGCTGGTCGGGGAAGAAGGACATGTCGTGGGTACCGCTGCGCCCGGAGCGGGTCTGTGAGGTGCGCTACGACCACATGGAGGGCGACCGGTTCCGCCACACCACCCAGTTCCGCCGCTGGCGCCCCGATCGCAACCCGTCGAGTTGCACCTACGGGCAGTTGGAGGAAGTGGTGCGGTACGACCTCGCGGAGGTGCTGTCGGGAACGGCTTGA
- a CDS encoding WhiB family transcriptional regulator: protein MLTNTTTEDTLAWQESALCAQTGPEFFFPAPGSSTREAKRLCFACEGRVACLEYALANDERFGVWGGLSENERDRLRRSGAASA from the coding sequence ATGCTGACGAACACCACCACCGAGGACACGCTCGCCTGGCAGGAATCGGCCCTGTGTGCCCAGACCGGTCCCGAGTTCTTCTTCCCCGCTCCCGGCAGCTCGACCCGCGAGGCGAAGCGGCTCTGCTTCGCCTGCGAGGGCCGGGTCGCGTGCCTGGAGTACGCCCTCGCCAACGACGAGCGCTTCGGCGTCTGGGGCGGGCTGTCGGAGAACGAGCGCGACCGGCTGCGCCGCTCCGGCGCCGCAAGCGCCTGA
- a CDS encoding VOC family protein, with amino-acid sequence MLDPTFVPGAPNWIDLGTPDLDGATTFYRGLFGWDLVPGAPETGGYGMYTLDGRTVAGAMTVTDEQAKPTWSLYFQSPDVDATARAVGAGGGNVPFAPMDVMDYGRMGGFTDPAGAYFGSWQPKQNPGLGATQVPGTLIWSELYTPDVAAAKTFYGSVFGWETEASEFPGGTYTMIRPAGTQGDEAYFGGLVGLDEVPSEARSGPHWLPYFHVDDVDAVLGDAVRLGGSVTLGPMEMEKVGVMANVDDPYGASFAVIKPAPMD; translated from the coding sequence ATGCTCGACCCGACCTTCGTCCCCGGCGCCCCCAACTGGATCGACCTCGGCACGCCCGACCTCGACGGGGCCACCACCTTCTACCGCGGCCTCTTCGGATGGGACCTGGTCCCCGGCGCCCCCGAGACCGGCGGCTACGGGATGTACACGCTGGACGGCAGGACCGTGGCGGGGGCGATGACCGTCACTGACGAACAGGCGAAGCCGACGTGGTCGCTGTACTTCCAGTCGCCCGACGTGGACGCGACCGCCCGCGCGGTCGGAGCGGGCGGCGGAAACGTACCGTTCGCGCCGATGGACGTGATGGACTACGGCCGGATGGGAGGCTTCACCGACCCGGCGGGCGCCTACTTCGGCAGCTGGCAGCCCAAGCAGAACCCGGGACTGGGCGCGACCCAGGTACCGGGCACGCTCATCTGGTCCGAGCTCTACACCCCGGACGTGGCGGCGGCGAAGACCTTCTACGGAAGCGTCTTCGGCTGGGAGACCGAGGCGAGCGAGTTCCCCGGCGGCACCTACACGATGATCAGGCCCGCCGGTACGCAGGGCGACGAGGCGTACTTCGGCGGACTCGTCGGCCTGGACGAGGTGCCGAGCGAGGCCCGGTCGGGACCGCACTGGCTGCCGTACTTCCACGTCGACGACGTCGACGCCGTGCTGGGTGATGCCGTCCGGCTCGGCGGAAGCGTCACCCTGGGGCCGATGGAGATGGAGAAGGTCGGCGTGATGGCGAACGTCGACGACCCGTACGGGGCCTCCTTCGCCGTCATCAAGCCCGCCCCGATGGACTGA